Sequence from the Mytilus galloprovincialis chromosome 13, xbMytGall1.hap1.1, whole genome shotgun sequence genome:
cctttaggcccgagggatgatattggtcgaagGTGATAcagcatgtgatacggattttgccatgttttatacgctttatcatatatttcaacaggagagttatattatatgaactgttcactgggttaccttcagttctacttttttcttgttttaaaagccttaaacgaactgctcaattacttatccaaaGCACCTGTGTTACCTTACAATtagcgtgctgttgttttaaaaatattttgtttattattgtattttttcgtgtgttttgtattttttatagttgcatttagtgtgccaaaaaatatgaaaacttgacgttttTGACGTCACATGttcataccaaacaatgacgtcattcaataaattgcgtcacgaTTCTGGCGTACCTATTTTGAGGACAAAtatttcttaagcaaaaaaaaaaaaataataaaaaataaaataaaaactgactatgtaagaaaaaaagaaaaaaaaagaggggtgtgataaagggtaaaggtgcgataaagggtaggggtttaataaagggtatgcgataaagggtgcgcatcaaagttgcgcgatatggattaaacaccaagctatttatcaaatattcaaaactactgtatttactataAAACATATGATaagtatagattattacatggcatttttcatatcagacacTTTATCGGCCCAAGGTTatgatatcagcccaagagccgcaggcTCGAGGGCTAATATCATGAACGagggccgataaagggtctgatatgaaaaatgacatgtaattatctttttatcatatacttcagcagaagaaatacagacaagaactattaaaatttaattttgtttgtctttgcactttcagataatatttacagccaacaaccaaaaaaaaaatcttaactttaattgcttttattgatattacaagcattttatttatcttgtcaCAATAATTATCATGTTCTTCAATAATATTGTTACCTCATTTATGtctttcaaaacatatttaactTAAATCTTTTTTGCTCCTCAAACATTTTGTGAAAAGTCTTATCACTTCCCGTTTTCCGCGTTCTTTTGTCGTTTCAAACAAATTTCCGGAAATGCACGAAGTTGCATGTGATAAACGTCACGGAAATTAACGGAAAGGCATGTAATAACATTCCGGAAGCAGTCAATAAAGGTACCTTTATCAGCCCGCTATGGAGTTTCTTAGGAATCTGGTCAATAAACCTAGTAATCCTTTCATagccttttgatattttcaaaagttattgaactgtaaaattttagtaatattttatacaagtatatgataaacatCAATATAGACTCTGCATTAAAAAGATACCCTACAcattgtaataaatatatgaaacaCCGactattatttgatattttaatagttATTTATTTTCCGAGTACTTCTGTTATTGGTGTTGTTAAGTTGTAATATATTTCCACTAATAGAGATGCTTTAGCGTTGTTGGTCATAGCAGCATGAACTTTTATGTTGTTATGATTACGATGCATCCAGTGACCACCATTCGATACCTCTTGGGATTGATTGTTGTACAGAAACTTATGTAACATTGATGATGCAACCTGATTTTCTTCAATCTTAAAATATGTAACAGGTATTGAATtctttcaaattagaaaaaaacaaaaaaaaaaaaaccacacaagtTTTTCCTATGCGATTAAGTTTTAAATCTGCTATTATCGTTTAATGctgaaatatttttcattaaattataatATAGGATTTGTATCAACTGTTCGGTAATGATAACATTGAGggtatttcaaatgtacacaccGGTTTGTTTGGTGTTGTTTTTGTTCAAACTTTGAATTTGTTGATCTGAGGgtcactattttgatctgagggtcactgatgagtcttgtgtagacgaaacgcgcgtctggcgtatcaaatgataatcctggtacctttgataactgtttacaccactgggtcgatgccattgctggtggacgtttcgtccctgagggtatcacaggactagtagttagcacttcggtgttgacatgaatatcaattatataatcatttcaataaatttcctgttgaccaaacttaatttttttggaaaaaaaaatgattttcttatcccaggaatagattaccttagccttatgtggcacaaccttttggaattttgggtcctcaaggCTTTTCAAACTTTgtactttataactattttgctCTGAgtgcactgatgagtcttgtgtattaaattataatcctggtacctttgataactgtatCAGCTAAAGAGCAACTTATGTCCGAACTATTCTTGTTACGTCATTTACCTGAACGTTAAACCTATTAGAATATACACCATATACCATAGGAACTGACCACATGACCTCGATCTGTGTGTCTGTACCTTCAACAGTGTACGTTAGAGTTCCAGCTGTTCCATATGTAGCATCTGATAATAGATTTAAACGATCGatatttacaaaattgaatttctaccaattaaaatttttaatcaaGTTTTAAGTTCCCTTTACAAGCATCATATTCTAGTCATATTCTAAAGAATCGAGAGTATAGAAAAAATGAACCAACACTcctatattgcaaaaaaaaaataatcaaccaaTAAATGAGAAACacatatgacagacatgaaaCCATATTTAACCTGACAAAATAGCAACCAATATTTAAGTAAGAATGGTTCTATGATTCCGTAAAGTGACTACCTCTCAACAAGCTAAATTTTCCATACTCTATTTGATGGGTCAAAATGACGTTCAAGCTCGAAGGTATATTGAATAGGAAACAGTAAGCACGCACATATGCACACTTTTACAAACGAACATGTCCAaaagttttgtgtatatcttaCACTTTTCATTCTctgattattgtaaaatttccAATGTAATATAATGTGCCAGTACTCACAATTTGTCTTCTCAAATGTAAATATACCGGCATCACCAGGCAAAATTTCTCTTGGTAGGGGATCTCTGATAATTCCGCTTTCAAGATACCAAGATGGTTCAACTAACTTTCGATTTCCATGATTTGATAATCCAATAGCACATACTCTTGAAACATCAATCTGTGAAGCAACAGCCTTAAGTACACTAAATCCAGCCGTAACAGCAGAGATAATACCGATAACtagaaatgaaaaatacattacTATTAATATCAACGTACATATAACAAATGTTATTGAACATAGATAACTAattgttcagtggcaaatatttgctGCATAATCTATTAAAACATATACGAGTGTTCCTGAATTAGCTGTTGCAAAAATAATTAGAGTACAGAGAGAGTTGTACCCATCTCACATGCGTACGAGACATCGAAATTTACACCCCATTCTTTCCGGATATGGCTGCAAATTTATACACTCTGCAAAGGTTTGACTTCCGTCACGGACAATCCGTAAATGACTATTAAAATACTTTACACCAGTAAAAACTGGTTATAACGTTTATAATATCAAAACTCGAAGGATgcttacattttgtttttcatttgtacaTAATAATGTATGCATCATTTCGTAGTTCGAAATTTTAAAATCAACTAAAATCATTGTTCGTCGGAAGAGATGAAAACAGAAGCACTGAACTTAAAAAAATCGTTATGTATATAATGTAATAAACTGATTAAATATTTTCAGCAAAAATACTCAAAATTTGAATAATAGTGCATTGTACTGTGATGGGGGTAAAATACATACCTCGCGTTTTAGGTACTCCAAGGTTTGTTAAGTTATGGAACCCGTCATTGGTTTCCATCAAATTATCTAAATCTACTTCTTCCACTTCAGCTTTTCTCGCTGCATCTTCAAGGTTGTATTTGTCTTGGTTGTTAGGTAAAGCCACTTGTAATTGGATactgaaatattgaaatatattacCTAAAGTAGCTTCCATGTCATTTGGTATTTTGTGCATGGAGTTGTTTTGTTGGCAATCATTCCATATCTTTatgttaatgaaatatttaagtTTAAGTCTTCCCGTCTTTTTTTAAATGCcattttagtttattttctgTCGTTTAGTTGTATTTGTCTGTCCTCTCCTCTagaaatcattatttttatttttataatgtttactACAGAGGATTTCGTTTTCGACCGTTTACCTACTTTATGGTTGGACATTCTGTCACTCGGTCACACATgctaaaacaattgaaataatgATTATTTGTCATTTGTTACTAAAGTTAAAATAATTGAAACGTTAGCTGTGAACTGCTTATAACTATTTCCCCAAGGATAAATAAGGATGAAACGTGgttacaaatttatataaaatcaatCATGACTACACATATTCAAATGTTATATATtattaaccaaaaacaaaaacaaatatactcACAACAAGGCTAATAACACAAATGATTCTTTTAACAACATACCAGCAGTTTAATCTGAAAAAAATACGTaaagtaaaatagcaataatactgaactccaggggaaattcaaaacggaaagttctttatcaaatgacaaaatattaagctcaaacacatcaaacaaacgggtaacaactgtcatattcctgacttggtacaggaatttctttgtgtagaaaatggtggattattcttgtttttattgctagctaaacctctcacttgtatgagtgTTGCacagaattccattatattgacaacaatgtgtgagcaaaacatacagacatgataggtaaatatgtaaaaaaaatagagTACAGCAGTCAAGATTGTATTATAATGataatcactataaaagcaaATAACTATTCGTACGAAAGAGAAACAAAGTGGCATATAGACACACAATAGACAAAGTACATAAATGGtaaacaagaatataaaaatgaaaatggtgCAATGTTTAAGTTTGTATTCTTTATTGTGATTTTAATTGTGTATATTCTCGCTGAATGTATCAATATCGAATGTCCCGATTTGTTGATAAAAGATTATTTGGCGTTTATGCAAGGAATTCAAAAGGTACACACAACCATAATACGAATACATATAAAATACTTCATTTTACTGTTTAAATATCGTTTACTTACTGTTGAAACAACACTTATTATCAGACAAATTGCAGACTGATAAGaactttccttaatctttccttgtACAAGAGTATGACCCGTCACTTTCTATTAAGATAATCATAACGTCACACAATTGCACAATATATGGATTGCTAAGTAAACTGCGTTTTACAATCTGAGAAATCCGAAATAAAGTAGtagttggaaaaaaatatagacaaatgaaagaaataaaGATAAATGAGTTTAATACCAATAAACCGTTCTTCTAGATATAAAAAAGGGTAACTGGAAAAAATGTAAACGAAAACATCAGCTTGGTAACAAAGTACACTGTGGCAAAATGTCAATCGTTTGCACTCAGATATGTAACGTCTGAATTCAAAACGAAGCTgcgaaataaaaattataaaagtacGTGAATCCGACACATTGATGTATActcattaaatatataaaaaagtggAAGGAAAACAAAGTACAGCTTATTCGTGTTATTGTAGATATAAGAGATTTTAAAAGATCTCAAAGAAACAACCAACAGACCCCTTCTTCTTCATAATTATAATCTAAAAACGgggtttacaattttttttttttaaatgtaaataaactcatcatagatacccggactaaattttgtatatacgccagacgcgcgtttcgtctacttaagactcatcagtgacgctcgaatccaatatagttaaaaaggccaaataaagtacgaagttgaagagcattgaggtctaaaattcctaaaattgttgccaaattcagctaaggtaatctatgcctgaggtagaaaagccttagtatttcaaaaaattctaaattttgtaaacagtaaatttataaatatacacatatCAATGACaactcatgtcagcacaaaaagtgctgactactgggcttgtgataccctcgggaaataaaactccaccagcagcggcatcaacccagtggttgtaaataaactcatcatagataccaggactaaattttgtatatacgccagacgcgcgtttcgtctacttaagactcatcagtgacgctcgaatccaataaagttaaaaaggccaaataaagtacgaagttgaagagcattgaggaccaaaattcctaaaattgttgccaaattcagctaaggtaatctatgcctgaggtagaaaagccttagtatttcaaaaaattcttaattttgtaaacagtaaatttataaatataaacatatcaatgacaactcatgtcagtacaaaaagtgctgactactgggcttgtgataccttcggggaaataaatctccaccagcagcggcatcgaaccagtggttgtaaataaactcatcatagataccaggactaaattttgtatatacgccagacgcgcgtttcgtctacttaagactcatcagtgacgctcgaatccaataaagttaaaaaggccaaataaagtacgaagttgaagagcattgaggaccaaaattcctaaaattgtTGCCAAATTCAGCCAAAGTAATcgatgcctgaggtagaaaagccttagtattttaaaaaattctaaattttgtaaacagtaaatttataaatataaacatatcaatgacaactcatgtcagcacaaaaagtgctgactactgggcttgtgataccctcggggaaataaaacTCCACCAACAgcggcatcgacctagtggttgtaaataaactcatcacagataccaggactaaattttgtatataggtcagacgcgcatttcgtctacttaagacacatcagtgacgctcgaatccaataaagttaaaaaggccaaataaagtacgaagttgaagagcattgaggaccaaaattcctaaaattgttgccaaattcagctaaggtaatctatgcctgaggtagaaaagccgtagtattttaaaaaattctaaattttgtaaacagtaaatttataaatataaacatatcaatgacaactcatgtcagcacaaaaagtgctgactactgggcttgtgataccctcggggaaataaaactccaccagcagcggcatcgacccagtggttgtaaataaactcatcatagataccaggactaaattttgtatatacgccagacgcgcgtttcgtctacttaaggctcatcagtgacgctcgaatccaataaagttaaaaaggccaaataaagtacgaagttgaagagcattgaggaccaaaattcctaaaattgttgccaaattcagctaaggtaatctatgcctgaggtagaaaagctttagtatttcaaaaaattccaaattttgtaaacagtaaatttataaatataaacatatcaatgacaactcatgtcagtac
This genomic interval carries:
- the LOC143056306 gene encoding uncharacterized protein LOC143056306 → MLLKESFVLLALFIQLQVALPNNQDKYNLEDAARKAEVEEVDLDNLMETNDGFHNLTNLGVPKTRVIGIISAVTAGFSVLKAVASQIDVSRVCAIGLSNHGNRKLVEPSWYLESGIIRDPLPREILPGDAGIFTFEKTNYATYGTAGTLTYTVEGTDTQIEVMWSVPMVYGVYSNRFNVQIEENQVASSMLHKFLYNNQSQEVSNGGHWMHRNHNNIKVHAAMTNNAKASLLVEIYYNLTTPITEVLGK